One segment of Halomarina pelagica DNA contains the following:
- a CDS encoding phage NrS-1 polymerase family protein, protein MNENIVIDQTEIPKTLVEYDQWICWREVERDGKPTKVPITPRSGEFASATDEGTWTEFETATAYTATADVDGLGFVFTNDDPIVGIDLDDCRDPGTNTVDDDARDIVTRLDSYTEVSPSGTGFHVLIKGDLPEGRNRKGSVEMYDSARFFTVTGDHVDVTPRRVATRQDALTAIHREYVQESSPKAQQTATQPTRTGETPSTDVDLDDTELLAKARNASNGEKFERLWRGNTHSYDSHSEADMALCFLLAFWTGGDVVRMDQLFRQSGLMREKWDEVHYADGSTYGEKTIERARANATEFYDPESGEESAQSSTTAGGSSADAGNGGSERTQAYVTEKNRLLTDRVEELEATLDKKDEQIAALEAEVERLEAKVADQISLDDEENESVSVWERTKQLFQPESE, encoded by the coding sequence ATGAATGAGAACATTGTCATCGACCAGACTGAGATACCAAAAACGCTCGTCGAGTACGACCAGTGGATCTGTTGGCGGGAGGTCGAGCGAGATGGGAAGCCGACGAAAGTTCCGATCACACCGAGGAGTGGCGAGTTCGCCTCGGCAACGGACGAAGGGACGTGGACGGAATTCGAGACAGCAACTGCATACACCGCGACTGCCGATGTTGATGGCCTCGGATTCGTGTTCACCAATGACGATCCAATCGTCGGGATTGACCTGGATGACTGTCGCGACCCAGGGACGAACACCGTCGACGACGACGCTCGAGACATCGTCACCCGACTTGATTCCTATACGGAGGTATCGCCGTCGGGGACTGGCTTCCATGTACTCATCAAGGGTGATCTCCCAGAGGGGCGAAATCGAAAGGGTAGCGTCGAGATGTACGACTCGGCGCGGTTCTTCACGGTCACGGGCGACCATGTCGACGTGACGCCGCGACGCGTCGCGACTCGGCAAGACGCCCTGACAGCGATCCATCGGGAGTACGTCCAGGAGTCGTCGCCAAAAGCACAGCAGACGGCAACACAGCCAACCAGGACAGGTGAGACACCGTCGACGGACGTCGACCTTGACGACACAGAGCTCCTTGCAAAGGCACGGAACGCCTCGAACGGGGAGAAGTTCGAACGGCTGTGGCGCGGCAACACGCACTCGTACGATAGTCACTCGGAGGCAGATATGGCGCTGTGCTTCCTGCTGGCGTTCTGGACTGGTGGCGACGTCGTCCGGATGGACCAGCTCTTCCGACAGTCAGGGTTGATGCGCGAGAAGTGGGATGAGGTTCACTACGCTGATGGGTCGACCTATGGCGAGAAGACAATCGAACGGGCGAGAGCGAACGCGACGGAGTTCTACGATCCAGAGTCCGGGGAGGAGTCAGCGCAGTCCTCGACAACTGCCGGTGGATCGTCTGCCGACGCTGGGAATGGCGGGTCTGAGCGTACTCAAGCATATGTGACTGAGAAGAACCGGTTGCTGACTGACCGTGTTGAAGAACTCGAAGCAACACTTGACAAGAAAGACGAGCAAATTGCCGCTCTTGAAGCAGAAGTCGAACGGCTTGAAGCCAAAGTTGCGGATCAGATCAGTTTGGATGATGAGGAAAACGAGTCAGTCTCTGTGTGGGAGCGGACGAAGCAGTTGTTTCAGCCTGAGTCTGAATAG
- a CDS encoding HNH endonuclease yields MDELTPSDIIHGTITRISNSGNGILDYGSGEITIGPVNPDAVGMAVDAVVYDENHALCLTAGARTEYYDNTMRAQTGQLVDNPPEGCPGIGDTVEATIEGRNSAGHGPATYRGFPVRVQNIPEDTRPGETIPVKIVRVEPSRLVATGLVSLSLRNRLPEIGETFSAPVSRRTQSGNGLIESFIGHSLNIGPVRDSALGEQIEAVLLDDQFAYCLSTDLVSDNYQEAMESRVTDEALARSAKLQDHLGTGGEPMSRSSSRILRPVQRRSSTFSKRVREAYNHACAVCGQRWQDESGYFEVEAAHIYPVSGVDDDDSLEGGPDAVQNGLALCRTHHWAFDHGWFTIDDDYTICVRDDPSLDGYEAIAPYEGEQLHLPADRSQWPARHYLTFHRDHVWTG; encoded by the coding sequence ATGGACGAACTGACGCCCTCAGATATAATCCACGGTACAATCACCCGGATCTCAAACAGTGGCAACGGAATTCTTGACTATGGTTCTGGTGAAATCACGATCGGGCCAGTCAATCCAGATGCTGTTGGTATGGCGGTCGACGCGGTCGTCTACGACGAAAATCATGCGTTGTGTCTAACAGCGGGGGCTCGAACCGAATATTACGATAACACAATGCGCGCCCAAACTGGCCAGCTTGTCGATAACCCTCCAGAAGGGTGTCCTGGTATTGGGGACACTGTAGAGGCTACAATTGAAGGGAGAAATTCAGCTGGCCACGGTCCTGCAACGTATCGAGGCTTCCCTGTTCGAGTCCAAAATATACCAGAAGATACTCGTCCAGGAGAAACCATTCCGGTCAAAATAGTACGGGTAGAGCCATCGAGACTAGTTGCGACTGGACTTGTTTCACTCTCGCTTCGCAATCGGCTGCCAGAAATTGGCGAAACGTTCAGTGCCCCGGTTTCTCGACGAACCCAGAGTGGGAACGGGCTCATCGAGTCGTTCATTGGGCATTCCCTCAATATTGGTCCCGTTCGAGATAGTGCTCTCGGAGAACAGATTGAGGCGGTGTTACTTGACGATCAATTCGCCTACTGTCTCTCTACGGATCTCGTTAGCGACAACTACCAAGAAGCAATGGAGTCAAGAGTTACTGACGAAGCACTCGCTCGGTCAGCAAAGCTCCAGGATCACCTTGGGACGGGAGGAGAACCGATGTCGAGGTCTTCCTCCAGAATCCTCCGACCGGTACAACGTCGGAGTTCGACATTCAGCAAACGAGTGAGAGAAGCGTATAACCATGCTTGTGCCGTGTGCGGCCAGCGATGGCAAGATGAGAGCGGCTATTTCGAGGTTGAAGCTGCTCATATATATCCCGTATCCGGTGTCGACGATGACGATTCTCTTGAAGGCGGACCAGATGCAGTTCAAAACGGGTTGGCGCTTTGTCGTACGCACCACTGGGCCTTCGATCATGGTTGGTTCACTATTGACGACGATTACACGATTTGTGTCAGAGACGATCCCTCGTTAGATGGGTATGAGGCGATCGCTCCCTATGAAGGAGAACAACTACATCTCCCAGCAGATCGTTCCCAATGGCCAGCTCGGCACTACCTTACATTTCACCGAGACCACGTATGGACCGGATAG
- a CDS encoding DUF6361 family protein, whose protein sequence is MSSFSWLAYSESERERTLDIISQFSERDTRDELGIGRIRDAFADLLFPGTSTIQTRAKYFLFVPWMYRELEQRRTPSDTIAKKARRYEIQLIDSLLQNEDTDGIIGQYAKGDLQRIPSNIYWSGLGEWDIRHYNGSQNQYHNSLDVYYEILHRDQRTETGDVVDEARSNWDPNLPSQPSDFPKTATLELRPVDAEYLQDKILQSVSDSMLAEVLYIGHLDADPEFPWEYPYLGQLSEDVREILAHARNFSEVMHGAALLYNLMLAQKSDDEELVDKYTSRLEEWARIVDSRRTAFNTWDIDRFWNIVSRASATTPPGMRQFVERWIDLATESPHTVSADADARQLISDRERRLKRGRARLHDARALEQWGGEAGAQQLNYRWSSAKTHLTDIFAGLEAA, encoded by the coding sequence ATGTCGTCTTTCTCCTGGCTTGCATACTCTGAATCCGAGCGTGAACGAACTCTCGACATCATCTCGCAATTCTCTGAGCGTGATACGCGTGATGAACTCGGTATCGGGCGTATCCGTGATGCATTTGCAGACCTTCTGTTCCCAGGAACGAGTACCATCCAAACCCGCGCTAAGTATTTCCTTTTCGTCCCCTGGATGTATCGTGAGCTTGAGCAACGACGGACACCTTCCGATACCATCGCGAAGAAAGCCCGGCGATATGAAATCCAACTCATTGACTCACTCCTTCAGAATGAGGACACGGACGGAATAATCGGTCAATACGCCAAGGGTGACCTTCAGCGGATTCCGAGTAACATTTACTGGAGTGGTCTCGGGGAATGGGATATCAGACACTACAACGGCTCCCAAAATCAGTATCATAACTCTCTCGATGTCTATTATGAAATTCTCCACCGCGACCAGCGGACAGAAACAGGAGACGTCGTCGACGAGGCACGCTCGAATTGGGACCCGAACCTCCCCTCTCAACCCTCTGATTTTCCGAAGACAGCTACCCTCGAACTCCGTCCCGTGGATGCTGAGTATCTTCAAGATAAGATCTTGCAATCGGTCTCCGATTCCATGCTTGCTGAGGTTCTCTATATCGGGCATCTCGATGCAGACCCTGAATTCCCATGGGAATACCCATACTTAGGTCAACTATCAGAGGACGTTCGAGAAATACTGGCGCATGCGCGAAACTTCTCTGAGGTAATGCACGGCGCGGCTCTGCTCTATAACCTGATGCTTGCGCAAAAATCCGACGATGAAGAGCTCGTCGACAAATACACCTCGCGACTCGAAGAATGGGCCCGGATAGTTGATAGTCGGCGCACAGCGTTCAATACCTGGGATATCGACCGGTTCTGGAACATCGTCTCTAGAGCCAGTGCCACTACACCACCGGGTATGAGACAATTCGTCGAGCGGTGGATCGATCTCGCCACCGAATCGCCGCATACCGTTTCCGCTGACGCGGACGCACGCCAACTCATTAGCGACCGTGAGCGTCGGCTGAAACGTGGGCGAGCACGGTTGCATGATGCCCGTGCGCTTGAGCAGTGGGGCGGTGAAGCGGGTGCACAGCAGCTGAATTATCGCTGGAGTTCCGCGAAAACCCACCTAACAGATATCTTTGCTGGGTTGGAGGCTGCGTAA
- a CDS encoding phospholipase D family protein, with protein sequence MLEPQDRSLLHETLRPPAGYDLDYAVGATYSLDLTALLAVPLAFTRHQQVGTEPEDFDPVAILDALRKNSENMTLFCQAGGIHVPSQQHPLYQLLEDLVVETTTPSGSGSFHPKTWVLRYTAPDSPVHYRFLCLSRNLTYARSWDTVLTLDGKLTDREYAYTRNHPLGDFIEALPNMAVRELGDERQERIATIQDEIRRVDFDPPDPFEEIAFHPFGIDSRDQWPFPDRSTDLVVVSPFLSRSLLSQLNPESRHATLISRWEELESLTETALEPWDEVFTLSRAAELDEQSDDLEMPSEDADESTLEDDEDALRSLHAKLFLVDDGWDARVYTGSANATRAAFTDNVEFLVELRGKKSKCGTGVLLGQKDSEMSLRDLLEPFQYDGTTSPDPIAEKLEKELRDIKQAVASSQISAFVEQSTEGEEYVFTLRTDGTSLSLPHKASLTARPISLQDRAATDVTLDSPELATFTLSYEAITSFIAFEATAEAASKTQSETFVLNIPLENAPTDRRQRLLRTIVNDRRRFLQFLALLLGDTDTTFGYLLSQTNWKDWDGTSRNGELEQFPLLEQLLRVLYQNPEQLDRVHELMTDLEAVSDEESVLPDGFTSVFDPIWAVKSGGEQ encoded by the coding sequence ATGCTCGAGCCCCAGGATCGGTCACTGCTTCACGAGACGCTTCGGCCGCCTGCTGGTTACGATCTCGATTACGCGGTCGGGGCTACATACTCATTGGACCTCACCGCGTTACTCGCCGTCCCGCTGGCTTTCACGAGACACCAACAGGTAGGAACAGAGCCAGAGGATTTCGATCCAGTCGCGATTCTCGACGCACTTCGAAAGAACTCCGAGAACATGACGCTGTTTTGCCAGGCCGGAGGAATACACGTTCCCTCACAGCAGCATCCGCTCTATCAGCTTCTCGAGGATCTCGTTGTCGAGACGACGACGCCGAGTGGGAGTGGATCGTTTCACCCGAAGACGTGGGTCCTCCGGTATACAGCGCCGGACTCACCCGTTCACTATCGGTTTCTGTGTCTGAGTCGCAACCTCACCTACGCCCGTTCGTGGGATACTGTTCTCACGCTCGATGGCAAACTTACAGACCGCGAGTATGCCTACACACGGAACCATCCACTCGGCGATTTCATCGAGGCGCTTCCGAACATGGCAGTTCGAGAACTTGGAGACGAACGACAGGAACGGATCGCAACGATTCAAGACGAAATTCGCCGCGTCGATTTCGATCCTCCCGACCCGTTTGAAGAGATCGCCTTTCATCCATTTGGAATCGACAGCAGAGACCAGTGGCCGTTCCCAGATCGCTCGACTGATCTCGTCGTTGTATCGCCGTTTCTGTCGAGATCGCTGCTCAGCCAACTCAACCCCGAGTCACGACACGCAACACTAATCTCGCGGTGGGAAGAACTCGAAAGTCTCACAGAGACTGCATTAGAGCCGTGGGACGAGGTCTTCACCCTCAGTAGGGCTGCTGAATTAGACGAGCAGAGCGACGATCTCGAAATGCCATCCGAGGACGCCGATGAGTCCACCCTTGAAGATGACGAGGATGCTCTTCGAAGCCTCCATGCGAAACTCTTCCTCGTAGATGACGGTTGGGATGCCCGCGTGTATACGGGGTCAGCGAATGCAACTCGAGCCGCCTTTACTGACAATGTGGAGTTCCTTGTCGAGCTTCGTGGAAAGAAGAGCAAATGCGGTACCGGTGTTTTGCTTGGACAGAAGGACAGCGAGATGTCACTACGTGATCTGCTCGAACCATTCCAGTACGATGGGACGACGAGTCCCGATCCGATCGCAGAGAAGCTGGAGAAGGAACTTCGTGATATCAAGCAAGCCGTGGCATCAAGCCAGATCTCTGCATTCGTTGAGCAGAGTACAGAAGGAGAGGAATACGTTTTCACTCTCCGTACTGATGGGACATCTCTTTCGTTGCCACACAAAGCGTCGCTTACAGCACGTCCGATATCACTCCAAGACCGTGCCGCAACAGACGTCACACTTGATTCGCCCGAGTTGGCGACCTTCACACTCTCGTACGAGGCCATTACGAGCTTTATCGCGTTCGAGGCGACGGCTGAAGCAGCAAGCAAAACACAATCAGAGACCTTCGTCCTGAATATCCCACTCGAGAATGCACCTACGGACCGAAGGCAACGGCTGCTGCGAACGATTGTAAATGACCGCCGTCGATTCCTTCAATTCTTGGCCTTGCTCCTCGGCGATACCGATACGACGTTCGGATATCTCCTCTCTCAAACGAACTGGAAAGACTGGGATGGAACCTCTCGGAACGGTGAATTAGAGCAATTCCCATTACTGGAACAGCTTC